Genomic segment of Bacteroides stercoris ATCC 43183:
GCAGCGTCCCGAGCGTGTGGTGCTGACCAGCCTTGGTGCTTTGTGCTGCGGTATTTTCGGAGACTGCAAGGCGTTCGACCCGATGCTGATACTGATTGTTCCTATGGCAGTGATAGCCGTTCTTGCTAATCTGACAGCATTCGCTCGCATTGCGCATTGCTATAAATTATTAAAGAAACAATAATGAGAAAAGATATTTTTCCTTCTGTCAAAGAAGCGTTGCCTGTTGTTGTCCTTACAGCACTGTTCTTGTTGTTGACAGCCGTGTGTATAGGGTTGCGTACAGAGCATCTTTTAATGACGGGGCTGTTTCTGATACTCTTTTTTGCAGGAAAAACAACCCGTAAATTGGCGGTAGCGCTACTTCCTTTTATCATCTTTGGCATTTCTTACGACTGGATGCGGGTGTATCCCAACTATGAGGTGAATCCTATTGATGTGCAGGGATTGTATGAGGCGGAGAAGTCCTTGTTCGGTATCTCGATTGATGGGACAAAATTGATTCCCTGCGAGTATTTTGCACAGAATCACTGTACGGTAGGCGATTTCTTTGCCGGTATATTCTACCTTTGCTGGGTTCCTGTTCCCATTGCATTCGGTCTGTGGCTTTATCTGAAAGGCGAACGCAAGGTATATCTTCGCTTTGCCATGGTCTTTCTGCTGGTAAATCTTATCGGGTTTGCCGGATATTATATTCATCCGGCAGCACCGCCCTGGTATGCCATGAATTATGGCTTTGAGCCGGTTCTCAATACTCCGGGCAATGTAGCGGGACTGGGGCGCTTTGACGAACTGCTGGGGTGCTCTGTCTTTCATTCCATTTATGGACGGAACGCCAATGTATTTGCCGCTGTTCCTTCATTGCATGCGGCTTATATGGTGGTGGCTGTAGCATACGCTATTATGGGACGTTGCAAGAAATGGCTGATAGCTTTGTTCTCTGTTATCATGGCGGGCATCTGGTGGACGGCTGTCTATTCCGGACATCATTATCTGATTGATGTGATGTTGGGCATTTCCT
This window contains:
- a CDS encoding phosphatase PAP2 family protein; amino-acid sequence: MRKDIFPSVKEALPVVVLTALFLLLTAVCIGLRTEHLLMTGLFLILFFAGKTTRKLAVALLPFIIFGISYDWMRVYPNYEVNPIDVQGLYEAEKSLFGISIDGTKLIPCEYFAQNHCTVGDFFAGIFYLCWVPVPIAFGLWLYLKGERKVYLRFAMVFLLVNLIGFAGYYIHPAAPPWYAMNYGFEPVLNTPGNVAGLGRFDELLGCSVFHSIYGRNANVFAAVPSLHAAYMVVAVAYAIMGRCKKWLIALFSVIMAGIWWTAVYSGHHYLIDVMLGISCALLGILVFEQGLMKWGAFKRFFERYSWYIG